A genomic region of Desulfosarcina ovata subsp. ovata contains the following coding sequences:
- a CDS encoding ABC transporter permease codes for MKLNINNKALSWIMKVRIDLFFLPFVIFLIVLLMVFIEPRFFSRLNISNVLRYFSALSFTALCQGLVMIVGGFDLSVGSIMAMASVVSATTMISIQSIVPGMVGLHILCGVGAGIIAGALAGLLNGTLVSQLKVSPFIITMGTMSIISGSVYLYTKGAPIYGLPKLLIVEIGRGRILNLPILFFVALLAVLILWFIMVKTPFGRHTYAVGSNPRAAYESGIKPTTIILTIYTLSGVLSAVAGLIITARIGSGQSGIGSNAAIESIAAAVIGGVSLRGGIGSIPKVALGALFLAIISNTLNLAHIDSKYQTMVLGFFLIFAIAIERWISALFVRALFGGKG; via the coding sequence ATGAAATTAAATATTAATAATAAAGCTTTATCATGGATAATGAAAGTTCGTATAGATCTTTTCTTTCTTCCTTTTGTTATATTTCTAATTGTTTTGCTAATGGTTTTTATTGAACCAAGATTTTTTTCACGTCTCAATATTTCAAACGTATTGCGATATTTTTCAGCGTTATCCTTCACCGCACTTTGCCAGGGATTGGTGATGATTGTTGGAGGATTCGACCTTTCCGTTGGTTCGATAATGGCTATGGCATCCGTTGTTAGTGCAACAACCATGATTTCAATTCAATCCATTGTACCTGGCATGGTAGGTTTGCATATTTTATGTGGTGTCGGAGCTGGGATTATCGCTGGTGCTTTAGCCGGATTGTTAAACGGTACTTTAGTATCCCAACTAAAAGTATCACCTTTTATTATTACTATGGGCACGATGTCCATAATTTCTGGCAGCGTCTATTTATATACGAAAGGAGCACCAATATATGGATTGCCTAAACTACTTATTGTGGAAATTGGTCGTGGCAGGATTTTAAATTTGCCTATATTATTCTTTGTGGCATTGCTGGCCGTATTGATACTTTGGTTCATCATGGTAAAGACACCTTTTGGTCGTCACACATATGCTGTTGGGTCGAACCCGCGCGCGGCATATGAGTCAGGAATCAAACCTACCACCATTATACTGACAATATATACACTATCAGGTGTTTTATCAGCAGTGGCCGGATTAATTATCACTGCTAGAATTGGATCTGGACAATCAGGTATAGGAAGCAATGCTGCAATTGAGTCTATTGCAGCCGCGGTTATTGGCGGGGTTTCATTGCGAGGTGGAATAGGCAGCATTCCTAAAGTTGCTTTGGGAGCACTCTTTTTAGCTATCATTTCAAACACGCTCAATCTGGCACATATAGACAGTAAATATCAGACAATGGTGCTAGGATTTTTCTTGATTTTTGCTATTGCCATCGAGCGTTGGATAAGTGCTTTGTTTGTACGTGCTTTGTTCGGAGGTAAAGGATGA
- a CDS encoding hydantoinase B/oxoprolinase family protein, whose product MVQSTSDKNIDKKHIIDPFLMSVLKSRFEAIVREMTLVVMKASRSAVIKNAKDLSCAILTYDHRLVTTEDALPIHVSSMNLATTPITKFFSDIKPGDIFANNSPYTGATHHADLILAMPVFFQNEPLFWVVALSHHADTGAPQPSTYLPYAKTIYEEGMHYPCVRIAENYKEKDDIIRMGRLKNRVPDLWHGDVRAQIGACITGEKRTIELCQKYGVQTLRDFVEEWFDYASRRIKAEIQKLPSGEYSYEIKHDPVPGVADDGIPIKLKLLVDSDKGEIIVDVRDNIDCIDGGLNLSKNTCTGSCRIGVYNNLDDSIPHCHGSAKHIKVLMRKGSVVGEPKYPVGTSVATTNVNDRLITAGNSVFSKMGKPYGQAEGGPHLPVGMAVISGHDPFKDGQVYVNQIFVGYAGGGANYGYDGWLTYCGPANGGLITLDSVEIDESMYPFIIESREVRKDSQGFGEFEGAPGVAGVFYPLNHDLTVMYAADASTFPPRGVNGGDDAMPTLSKKQLKDGRIVDLPAFNQEVCKEGEKMHFLSCGGGGYGNPINRDPATVAKTVNSGQLSIETAKSIYKVVLTDIDENGLRHVDYEETKKLRMVAD is encoded by the coding sequence ATGGTACAGTCCACGTCTGATAAAAATATAGATAAGAAACATATTATAGACCCTTTTTTAATGTCTGTTCTCAAAAGCAGATTTGAAGCCATTGTTCGTGAAATGACGTTGGTTGTGATGAAGGCCAGCCGATCGGCAGTGATAAAGAATGCCAAGGATTTGAGTTGTGCTATTCTTACATATGATCACCGTTTGGTTACCACCGAAGATGCGTTGCCGATTCATGTTAGCTCCATGAACTTGGCGACAACGCCCATCACCAAATTTTTCAGTGATATAAAGCCAGGTGATATATTTGCTAACAATTCACCCTATACCGGAGCAACTCACCATGCCGATCTAATCCTGGCGATGCCCGTATTTTTTCAAAATGAACCCCTTTTCTGGGTGGTCGCCCTCTCCCATCACGCCGATACGGGGGCTCCTCAGCCTTCAACTTATTTGCCTTATGCAAAGACAATTTACGAAGAAGGCATGCACTATCCATGTGTCCGAATCGCTGAAAATTATAAAGAAAAAGATGATATCATACGAATGGGACGTTTGAAAAACCGTGTGCCTGATTTATGGCACGGTGATGTTCGCGCACAAATAGGTGCCTGCATAACCGGCGAGAAACGTACAATAGAACTTTGTCAGAAATATGGGGTGCAGACGCTTAGGGACTTTGTCGAAGAGTGGTTTGATTATGCATCAAGACGCATCAAGGCAGAAATACAGAAACTACCCTCAGGAGAATATTCATATGAAATCAAGCATGACCCGGTTCCTGGCGTAGCCGACGATGGGATACCGATAAAGCTCAAGCTTCTTGTGGATTCTGATAAAGGGGAAATAATCGTTGATGTTCGAGATAATATTGATTGTATAGACGGCGGGTTAAACCTGTCGAAGAATACTTGCACGGGCTCCTGCCGTATCGGTGTGTACAATAATCTAGATGATTCCATACCCCATTGTCATGGAAGTGCAAAACACATCAAGGTTTTAATGAGAAAAGGATCGGTGGTTGGCGAACCGAAATATCCTGTAGGAACTTCTGTTGCTACAACAAATGTCAACGATCGGTTAATCACAGCAGGCAATTCCGTTTTCTCAAAGATGGGAAAACCATATGGACAAGCAGAAGGGGGGCCGCATCTTCCCGTAGGGATGGCCGTGATTTCAGGCCATGACCCTTTTAAAGACGGTCAGGTGTACGTTAACCAGATTTTTGTCGGTTACGCCGGAGGGGGTGCAAACTATGGGTATGACGGATGGCTGACCTATTGCGGACCGGCAAATGGGGGATTGATTACCTTGGATTCGGTTGAAATTGACGAATCGATGTATCCATTCATCATTGAATCCCGGGAAGTCAGGAAAGATTCGCAAGGTTTCGGTGAATTTGAGGGGGCACCAGGCGTTGCCGGCGTTTTTTACCCTCTCAATCATGATCTGACCGTGATGTACGCTGCAGATGCAAGCACGTTCCCTCCTCGTGGTGTTAATGGTGGTGATGACGCAATGCCGACACTTAGTAAAAAACAGCTGAAGGATGGCAGAATTGTTGACCTGCCGGCATTCAATCAAGAGGTCTGTAAAGAAGGTGAGAAAATGCACTTTCTTTCATGTGGCGGTGGTGGGTATGGCAATCCGATAAATAGAGATCCGGCGACGGTTGCTAAAACGGTTAATAGTGGCCAACTCTCCATTGAGACAGCGAAAAGCATATATAAAGTCGTCCTGACCGATATTGATGAAAATGGTTTGCGCCATGTCGACTATGAAGAAACAAAAAAACTGCGAATGGTTGCAGATTAA
- a CDS encoding sugar ABC transporter ATP-binding protein, giving the protein MIKLKNITKTFPGVKALNDVDFEVNPGEIHVLFGENGAGKSTLVNIIVGNLAPDSGTYQINGQKIDCLSPKVARLLGISAVSQEFSLAPSLSVLDNLFLGREPTRWGITNKKVMVQRAYKVLNDMKVKLPLFAPVNSLSRAQKQQAEIAKALMLDAKVLILDEPTASLTDIEAKRVIQLVKDLRQKCVAIIYISHRMREIRALANRVTVLRNGESVGTIESEEITENTLVEMMTGKKAGSLFPDISIRPGSLRLKISDMNFSNGGGYNISLSVHSGEIVGIAGLVGCGKGRIGRAVFGLEPIKSGKIEINGETVTQFSPRRIMRLGACYFPSDRVSEGLCMNRPVRENITMATLDSAAFVERGFIRLNNESNSSMVCAEHLKVDLSKLETSVENLSGGNRQKVLLARGFIRDIELFIFDEPTVGVDINAKSEIYLLMKSLVEHGAGILLISSDLEEIIKLSNRIYTMHNGSIVAELMDNNKSEENILSCFFGK; this is encoded by the coding sequence ATGATAAAATTAAAGAACATAACGAAAACATTTCCGGGTGTAAAAGCTTTAAACGATGTTGACTTCGAGGTGAACCCGGGTGAAATACATGTCCTTTTTGGTGAAAATGGAGCTGGAAAGTCGACATTGGTTAATATCATCGTTGGGAATCTCGCGCCTGACTCAGGTACGTATCAAATTAATGGTCAAAAAATCGATTGCTTATCTCCTAAAGTTGCCAGACTTCTAGGTATTTCTGCTGTCTCCCAAGAATTCAGCCTGGCACCTTCATTAAGTGTGTTAGATAATCTTTTCCTTGGAAGGGAGCCCACTCGATGGGGCATCACTAATAAAAAGGTAATGGTCCAACGGGCATATAAAGTTCTAAATGATATGAAAGTCAAATTGCCTCTTTTTGCTCCTGTTAATTCTCTATCCCGTGCTCAAAAACAGCAAGCTGAAATTGCAAAGGCCCTGATGCTTGATGCAAAAGTACTAATATTGGATGAGCCAACTGCCTCTTTGACTGATATTGAAGCAAAACGTGTCATCCAATTAGTCAAAGATTTACGCCAAAAATGTGTCGCCATAATTTATATTTCTCATAGAATGCGAGAGATAAGAGCCTTGGCGAATCGTGTGACAGTACTTAGGAATGGAGAGTCTGTCGGTACCATTGAATCCGAAGAAATAACCGAAAATACATTAGTAGAAATGATGACAGGAAAGAAGGCTGGATCATTATTTCCTGACATTTCAATTCGCCCAGGAAGTTTGCGACTTAAAATCTCCGATATGAATTTTTCGAATGGAGGGGGATACAACATTTCTTTAAGCGTTCATTCCGGTGAGATCGTAGGGATAGCTGGTCTGGTAGGATGCGGAAAAGGTCGGATCGGTAGAGCTGTATTTGGATTGGAACCGATTAAATCGGGAAAAATTGAAATTAATGGGGAAACGGTCACTCAATTTTCCCCAAGGCGTATTATGCGTCTCGGAGCCTGTTATTTCCCTTCTGATAGGGTGTCTGAAGGACTATGCATGAATAGGCCGGTTCGAGAGAATATCACAATGGCTACTCTCGATTCGGCAGCCTTTGTTGAAAGGGGTTTTATTAGATTGAACAATGAGAGTAACTCTTCTATGGTTTGTGCCGAACACCTTAAAGTTGATTTGTCTAAATTAGAAACATCCGTTGAAAATTTATCGGGCGGTAATAGACAAAAGGTCCTGTTAGCACGAGGTTTTATTCGAGATATCGAATTGTTTATATTTGATGAGCCGACAGTAGGTGTCGATATCAATGCTAAATCAGAAATCTATTTACTTATGAAAAGTTTGGTTGAACACGGTGCTGGTATTTTACTTATTTCTTCTGATCTTGAAGAGATTATTAAACTAAGCAATCGTATTTACACAATGCATAATGGATCGATTGTGGCAGAGCTAATGGATAATAATAAATCAGAAGAAAATATTTTGTCTTGCTTCTTTGGAAAATAA
- a CDS encoding hydantoinase/oxoprolinase family protein — protein sequence MNYQVCIDIGGTFTDCLVSETENSGRISIFKSPTTPGNFEEGFINVLKVAAESYHQNFIEFIRQIKLIIHGSTVSTNALVERKVAKTGLILNSGHRHILVLREGPRKGAFEWKLNYPDPYIPEWLTFTVDGRIDARGNELVNLNETDVRNAIFSLQRRRVESIAVGLLWSVVNPKHELRVREIINEEWPDINVTLSHEINPLPSEYKRIIAATIDASINPIISRYIAKIVSKLKEVGFQGDLLMANCVGGMMPTQEMIRRPIYSVMSGPTLAPMAALSLTNEPDVIVGDMGGTTFDVSALRDHQLIVTPDSKIHDDSLGIPKVDVRSIGAGGGSLASVDDGGLLIVGPQSAGAVPGPACFDKGNEEPTVTDANVVLGLIDPDYFLGGQFKLRKELAEQAIKKIADRLNISTIEAAYAIYTTSNHNMVAAIEDITIREGINPRESYFVCGGGGTACHIAEMVEILGLTKYMIPCFMAGLSAFGGLISDLRWETSRALQTDHRHFKYDQVNELLTLLHKEADAFLAGARVEPEMRQYEYAFFGRYEYQSWEIEVAFETPVEGINTDDLENLVDRFHEMHERIYSIRNPDDLVEFTRWRVRAIGKRKNQDDWRSFYLKPHAGELVPKSHRPVYVHQGKSGNMVSLPVYEISSFGSGAKITHPSIIESETYTAYLRPGHHAEVDQHGNLLVEVH from the coding sequence ATGAATTATCAGGTCTGTATTGATATTGGAGGCACTTTCACCGATTGTCTTGTGTCCGAAACCGAAAATAGTGGAAGGATATCTATTTTTAAATCACCAACAACTCCGGGAAATTTTGAAGAGGGATTCATAAACGTCTTAAAAGTTGCTGCAGAAAGTTACCATCAAAACTTTATAGAATTCATAAGACAGATTAAACTAATAATACATGGATCAACGGTTTCAACGAACGCTCTTGTTGAGAGAAAAGTTGCAAAAACTGGATTGATCTTAAATTCCGGTCACCGCCATATCCTCGTTTTAAGGGAAGGACCTCGTAAAGGAGCCTTTGAATGGAAGCTGAACTATCCTGACCCATATATACCGGAGTGGCTGACATTCACAGTTGATGGAAGAATTGATGCCAGAGGTAATGAATTGGTTAACCTCAACGAAACCGATGTTCGAAACGCCATTTTTTCTTTGCAGCGTCGCAGGGTAGAGTCGATTGCAGTCGGCCTATTATGGTCTGTGGTCAACCCTAAACACGAGCTTCGTGTGCGTGAAATTATTAACGAAGAATGGCCTGATATTAATGTTACTTTAAGTCACGAAATCAATCCACTTCCAAGTGAATATAAACGAATAATCGCCGCAACTATTGATGCTTCAATAAACCCCATCATCAGTCGATATATCGCAAAAATTGTCAGCAAGCTAAAGGAAGTCGGATTTCAAGGTGACTTACTTATGGCGAATTGTGTTGGTGGTATGATGCCGACCCAGGAAATGATCAGACGGCCAATTTATAGTGTAATGTCCGGCCCGACGCTTGCACCAATGGCTGCATTATCCCTTACCAATGAACCTGACGTGATTGTCGGGGACATGGGCGGAACCACTTTCGATGTTTCCGCACTGCGAGATCATCAATTGATCGTTACGCCGGATTCCAAGATCCATGACGATTCTTTAGGAATTCCTAAAGTTGATGTGAGATCCATAGGAGCTGGTGGCGGCTCATTGGCCTCGGTCGATGATGGGGGGTTGCTCATCGTGGGGCCGCAAAGTGCTGGAGCTGTTCCTGGTCCGGCCTGTTTTGATAAAGGAAATGAAGAGCCAACAGTAACTGACGCCAACGTCGTTCTCGGATTAATCGATCCTGACTACTTTCTTGGAGGCCAGTTCAAACTCAGAAAAGAACTTGCGGAACAGGCTATAAAGAAAATTGCTGATCGTTTGAATATCAGCACTATCGAAGCAGCATATGCAATATATACAACGTCTAATCACAATATGGTCGCCGCTATTGAAGACATTACCATAAGGGAAGGTATCAACCCACGAGAGAGTTATTTTGTCTGTGGTGGTGGCGGAACGGCATGCCATATAGCTGAAATGGTAGAAATTTTAGGTCTCACAAAGTACATGATACCCTGTTTTATGGCCGGCCTTTCAGCATTTGGAGGGTTAATCTCTGATCTCCGTTGGGAAACAAGCCGAGCTTTGCAGACAGATCATCGACATTTTAAATATGATCAGGTCAACGAACTTTTAACGCTCCTTCATAAAGAAGCGGATGCTTTTCTTGCCGGAGCAAGAGTAGAACCTGAAATGAGACAATATGAATATGCTTTTTTCGGAAGATATGAATATCAATCCTGGGAAATAGAAGTCGCTTTTGAGACTCCGGTAGAGGGCATAAATACTGACGATCTAGAAAATCTTGTCGATCGCTTTCATGAAATGCATGAACGTATCTACAGCATTCGTAACCCTGACGATCTCGTCGAATTTACCCGCTGGCGGGTTCGCGCCATTGGAAAACGTAAAAACCAGGATGATTGGAGAAGCTTTTACCTGAAACCCCATGCCGGAGAACTGGTACCAAAATCACATAGGCCAGTATATGTTCATCAAGGGAAATCAGGGAATATGGTGTCACTTCCTGTTTACGAAATATCTTCATTCGGATCCGGAGCAAAAATTACGCATCCCAGCATTATTGAATCGGAAACCTACACCGCATATTTACGCCCAGGACACCATGCAGAGGTCGACCAGCATGGCAATCTGCTTGTCGAAGTTCACTAA
- a CDS encoding ABC transporter permease, giving the protein MNSALYKIIHNSRRFEIAMFMGIALLLIGFAMKEPTVLSTTNILNVLSQTSYLAIFACAQSIVILVRGFDLSLGTTVSVVSLFTALVMVSLGAFSIPMGIAAGLLAGSIIGFFNGYCVAILEINPFIVTLGTYNILLAVSSTITGGFPVTGLPTIFPKLFSEISIIGIPIAVIIAVLIIVTLEYLLLNTVFGRNLYLIGSNPRAAHIAGISYKFNSIVAYILCSFLIAIGAILLTARTGSGEPNLGSQLTLQTIAAAVIGGMSLRGGEGSMMAPVLGACKRSRGILGAQSGALFSLR; this is encoded by the coding sequence ATGAATAGTGCTCTATATAAAATTATTCATAATTCACGACGATTCGAAATTGCTATGTTTATGGGAATAGCATTATTACTAATCGGATTTGCGATGAAGGAACCCACGGTTCTGTCCACTACCAATATTCTCAATGTTTTGTCGCAGACAAGCTACCTGGCAATTTTCGCCTGTGCTCAGTCAATTGTTATACTTGTGCGAGGATTTGACCTGTCATTGGGAACTACGGTCTCCGTAGTCAGTCTCTTTACGGCTCTGGTAATGGTTTCCTTAGGCGCATTTTCTATCCCAATGGGGATAGCAGCAGGCCTCCTTGCCGGTAGTATCATAGGCTTTTTTAATGGTTATTGTGTCGCGATTCTGGAGATTAACCCATTTATCGTTACCTTGGGTACTTACAATATATTGTTAGCGGTAAGCTCAACTATAACCGGTGGGTTCCCGGTTACAGGTCTTCCAACTATATTTCCAAAATTATTTTCCGAGATTTCTATTATAGGAATACCCATTGCCGTTATTATTGCAGTTTTAATCATAGTTACCTTAGAATATTTGCTTCTTAATACGGTCTTCGGAAGGAATCTTTATCTAATCGGATCGAATCCGCGAGCAGCACATATTGCTGGAATAAGTTATAAATTTAATTCTATTGTTGCTTATATTCTATGTTCATTTTTAATTGCAATTGGTGCAATATTATTAACCGCTCGCACAGGGTCTGGAGAACCCAATTTGGGTAGTCAATTAACCTTGCAGACAATTGCAGCTGCAGTTATTGGCGGCATGAGTCTTCGTGGAGGAGAAGGCAGTATGATGGCACCTGTTTTGGGAGCCTGTAAGCGTTCACGGGGTATATTGGGCGCTCAATCCGGCGCACTTTTTTCGCTCCGCTAA
- the tnpC gene encoding IS66 family transposase: protein MKPDRPISDADWQATAEPVRQYIVSLEDELRAIKTQNDKLEKNNEKLEKQKRQNSTNSSKPPSSDPPYNKPKREKPKGERKPGGQKGHPGHGQMLLTPNNTQNVMPECCGCGLHSSDWDNLRPFHTHQHIELPEIEMDITHFVLHQGQCPGCGKIVKAQVPEAFSTGYGPRFCAFIAELSGIKAMSRRNVQQLVHSVFDIKIATGTIQKVIDRASEAIASTYERIGQVARSSECNFIDETSWFKKHNLQWLWVMVNTMVAFFRIDPKRSKQAFLELIADWKGILISDGYRLYCKWVHGRQTCLAHLIRKAKALIESRKLNERRGGKLILAHLNTLIEFSKNKPPPLKWERFYNSLLLILSLFEDDTDGAGRLARQIIREIDALWTFLEHDGVEPTNNRAERSLRFGVLWRKCSLGTQSDKGNRWVERILSVKETCRLRDKATFPFIVECLECYFAGISVDVSWI from the coding sequence ATGAAGCCCGATAGACCCATTTCAGATGCCGATTGGCAAGCTACTGCTGAACCGGTACGCCAGTACATCGTTTCTTTGGAAGATGAGCTGCGGGCGATTAAAACTCAAAACGACAAGCTGGAGAAAAACAACGAGAAGCTTGAAAAGCAAAAACGCCAAAACTCGACCAACTCCAGCAAACCGCCCTCATCCGATCCGCCCTATAACAAACCCAAACGCGAAAAGCCCAAAGGCGAACGCAAGCCGGGCGGACAAAAAGGACACCCGGGGCATGGGCAAATGCTGCTAACGCCCAACAATACTCAAAATGTGATGCCCGAGTGCTGCGGTTGCGGTCTCCATTCATCGGATTGGGATAATCTGCGACCCTTTCATACTCACCAACATATCGAATTGCCTGAAATCGAGATGGACATCACCCATTTTGTTCTGCACCAAGGTCAATGCCCTGGGTGCGGCAAGATTGTCAAAGCACAGGTTCCGGAGGCGTTTAGCACCGGCTACGGCCCGCGGTTTTGTGCGTTTATCGCCGAACTGAGTGGTATCAAGGCCATGAGTCGGAGAAATGTGCAGCAACTGGTCCACTCCGTGTTTGATATCAAAATCGCCACCGGCACGATCCAAAAGGTTATCGACCGCGCTTCCGAGGCCATTGCCTCCACCTATGAGCGTATCGGCCAGGTGGCCCGCAGCAGTGAGTGCAACTTCATCGATGAAACCAGTTGGTTTAAAAAGCACAATCTGCAATGGCTCTGGGTAATGGTCAATACGATGGTGGCCTTTTTCCGCATCGATCCGAAAAGATCCAAACAGGCCTTTCTCGAACTGATCGCCGACTGGAAAGGCATCTTGATCAGCGATGGTTATCGCCTTTATTGCAAATGGGTCCATGGCCGGCAAACCTGCCTGGCCCATTTGATCCGAAAGGCCAAGGCGTTAATCGAGAGTAGAAAACTCAACGAAAGGCGAGGCGGCAAGTTAATCTTGGCACATTTGAATACCCTGATCGAATTTTCAAAAAACAAACCGCCACCTTTAAAATGGGAGCGTTTTTATAACTCCTTGTTGCTCATCCTCAGCCTTTTTGAAGACGACACCGACGGTGCCGGTCGCCTGGCCAGGCAAATAATACGAGAAATTGACGCATTGTGGACCTTTCTCGAACATGATGGCGTCGAACCCACCAACAACCGTGCCGAACGCTCTCTGCGCTTTGGCGTGCTATGGCGCAAATGTAGTCTGGGAACGCAAAGCGACAAAGGCAACCGCTGGGTCGAACGAATCTTGTCTGTAAAAGAAACCTGCCGACTGAGAGATAAAGCCACATTTCCGTTTATAGTCGAATGCCTGGAATGTTACTTTGCAGGCATCTCTGTTGATGTGAGTTGGATCTAA